A stretch of the Bacillus sp. B-jedd genome encodes the following:
- the groL gene encoding chaperonin GroEL (60 kDa chaperone family; promotes refolding of misfolded polypeptides especially under stressful conditions; forms two stacked rings of heptamers to form a barrel-shaped 14mer; ends can be capped by GroES; misfolded proteins enter the barrel where they are refolded when GroES binds), whose amino-acid sequence MAKDIMFSEDARRAMLRGVDALANAVKVTLGPKGRNVVLEKKFGSPLITNDGVTIAKEIELEDAFENMGAKLVAEVASKTNDVAGDGTTTATVLAQAMIREGLKNVTAGANPMVLRKGIEKATKVAVEELKAISKPIEGKESIAQVAAISADNDEVGQLIAEAMERVGNDGVITIEESKGFATELDVVEGMQFDRGYASPYMITDSEKMEAVLDNPYILITDKKIASIQEILPVLEQVVQQGKPLLLIAEDVEGEALATLVVNKLRGTFNAVAVKAPGFGDRRKAMLEDIATLTGAEVITEELGRDLKSATITSLGRASKVVVSKENTTIVEGAGDSAAIGARVNQIRAQLEETTSEFDREKLQERLAKLAGGVAVIKVGAATETELKERKLRIEDALNSTRAAVEEGIVSGGGVALLNVYSKVAEIQAEGDEATGVKLVLRAMEEPVRTIAQNAGLEGSVIVERLKREELGTGFNAASGEWVNMIEAGIVDPTKVTRSALQNAASVAAMFLTTEAVVADKPEENKGGGMPDMGGMGMGGMM is encoded by the coding sequence ATGGCAAAAGACATTATGTTCAGTGAAGACGCACGCCGCGCTATGCTACGCGGTGTTGACGCACTTGCTAATGCTGTTAAAGTTACGCTTGGACCTAAAGGGCGAAACGTTGTTCTTGAAAAGAAATTCGGTTCTCCGCTCATCACAAACGACGGTGTAACCATTGCAAAAGAAATCGAACTTGAAGATGCGTTCGAAAACATGGGTGCGAAGCTTGTTGCCGAAGTTGCTAGCAAGACAAACGATGTTGCCGGTGACGGTACAACAACTGCGACTGTCCTTGCACAGGCGATGATCCGTGAAGGGCTTAAAAACGTAACTGCTGGCGCTAACCCAATGGTTCTTCGCAAGGGAATCGAAAAGGCTACAAAGGTTGCGGTTGAAGAACTAAAAGCGATCTCCAAGCCAATCGAAGGTAAAGAATCGATTGCCCAGGTTGCGGCTATTTCCGCTGACAACGACGAAGTCGGCCAATTGATCGCAGAAGCAATGGAGCGCGTTGGCAACGACGGCGTTATCACCATTGAAGAATCAAAAGGCTTCGCGACTGAACTTGACGTGGTAGAAGGCATGCAGTTCGACCGCGGCTATGCATCTCCATACATGATCACAGATTCCGAGAAAATGGAAGCTGTCCTTGATAACCCATATATCCTGATTACTGACAAGAAAATTGCCAGCATCCAGGAAATCCTTCCTGTCCTTGAGCAAGTTGTCCAGCAGGGCAAGCCGCTCTTGCTGATCGCTGAGGATGTTGAAGGCGAAGCGCTTGCAACATTGGTCGTCAACAAGCTACGCGGAACATTCAACGCAGTTGCTGTTAAGGCTCCTGGCTTCGGTGACCGCCGTAAAGCAATGCTTGAAGACATCGCGACCCTTACTGGCGCTGAAGTCATCACTGAAGAGCTTGGCCGCGACCTGAAATCCGCGACAATCACTTCTTTGGGACGCGCTTCCAAGGTCGTTGTTTCAAAAGAAAACACAACAATCGTTGAAGGTGCTGGAGATTCTGCTGCCATTGGCGCACGCGTGAACCAAATCCGCGCCCAGCTGGAAGAAACAACTTCCGAATTCGACCGTGAAAAACTTCAGGAGCGTCTTGCAAAACTTGCTGGCGGCGTAGCTGTCATCAAGGTTGGAGCCGCTACTGAAACTGAACTCAAAGAGCGCAAACTCCGCATCGAAGACGCCTTGAACTCAACACGCGCAGCTGTTGAAGAAGGAATCGTTTCCGGCGGTGGCGTCGCCCTTCTGAATGTATACAGCAAAGTGGCTGAAATCCAGGCTGAAGGCGATGAAGCAACTGGTGTGAAACTCGTTCTTCGCGCAATGGAAGAGCCTGTCCGCACAATCGCGCAAAACGCAGGCCTTGAAGGCTCTGTTATCGTCGAGCGCCTGAAGCGTGAAGAGCTTGGCACAGGCTTCAACGCTGCATCCGGCGAGTGGGTAAACATGATTGAAGCTGGTATCGTTGACCCAACTAAGGTTACTCGTTCCGCGCTCCAAAACGCAGCCTCTGTTGCGGCTATGTTCCTGACAACTGAAGCAGTTGTCGCCGACAAGCCGGAAGAAAACAAAGGCGGCGGCATGCCGGATATGGGTGGCATGGGCATGGGCGGCATGATGTAA
- a CDS encoding LacI family DNA-binding transcriptional regulator, with translation MASIREVAKLAGVSVATVSRVLNEKGYVSEEARKKVQKAIDELDYRPNAVARSLFKKQSQTIGLMVPDIVNPFFPELARAVEDTLAKHGYTVILCNTDENAEKERTYLEMMMQKYIDGIIVASNTLSASQVTKYKIPVVSIDREISKELPSIMVENKKGAAMAVRFLKEKGRQRIAHLKGPDYVPNALERCRGYLDEVENESWFQESYIADGQYDMTASFNATVHLLQKHPEIDAIFAGNDLSAIGAIKAIYKLGKKVPEDVAVVGFDGIMLSESTTPELTTVAQPIYEIGERAATALVNIIEKQPMEETYVKLDVQLIERQST, from the coding sequence TTGGCGTCAATTAGAGAGGTTGCAAAACTCGCCGGGGTTTCGGTTGCGACGGTATCGCGGGTTTTGAATGAAAAAGGGTACGTGAGCGAGGAAGCGAGAAAAAAGGTCCAAAAGGCGATAGATGAGCTCGATTACAGGCCGAATGCAGTCGCCAGGAGCCTTTTCAAAAAACAATCGCAAACAATCGGCCTCATGGTTCCTGATATTGTGAATCCTTTCTTTCCCGAACTGGCCCGGGCTGTAGAGGATACATTGGCCAAGCATGGATATACGGTTATTTTGTGCAATACAGACGAAAATGCGGAAAAAGAGCGGACCTATCTGGAAATGATGATGCAGAAATATATTGATGGAATCATCGTAGCCTCGAATACGTTGAGCGCGAGCCAGGTGACGAAGTATAAGATTCCTGTTGTCAGCATTGACAGGGAAATCAGTAAAGAACTGCCGAGTATTATGGTAGAAAATAAAAAAGGCGCGGCCATGGCAGTCAGGTTTTTGAAAGAGAAAGGGCGGCAGAGGATTGCGCATTTAAAAGGCCCTGACTATGTTCCCAATGCACTTGAAAGGTGCCGGGGTTATTTGGATGAAGTGGAGAATGAGTCGTGGTTCCAGGAAAGCTACATAGCGGATGGCCAATATGATATGACCGCTTCCTTCAATGCGACTGTTCACCTCTTGCAAAAGCATCCCGAAATCGATGCTATTTTTGCAGGGAACGATTTAAGCGCGATAGGGGCAATCAAAGCCATTTATAAGCTGGGGAAAAAAGTACCCGAGGATGTTGCGGTTGTTGGGTTTGATGGGATCATGCTTTCAGAGTCGACCACACCTGAACTAACAACCGTCGCCCAGCCGATCTATGAAATCGGGGAAAGGGCGGCTACTGCCTTAGTTAATATCATTGAGAAGCAGCCAATGGAGGAAACGTACGTTAAACTGGATGTCCAGCTTATTGAAAGACAATCGACTTAA
- a CDS encoding AAA family ATPase yields the protein MSLQSKSINNIEKILKNIEKVMTGKRKVAELSLVALLAEGHVLLEDVPGVGKTMMVRALAKSVGATFRRIQFTPDLLPSDVTGVSIYNPKEMEFQFRPGPIMGNIILADEINRTSPKTQSALLEGMEESSVTVDGVTHHLEKPFFVMATQNPIEYEGTYPLPEAQLDRFLLKMKMGYPEIHEEMEVLDRAQKNPPIEELEPVVSLVDLRELQQEIKNVFVDDTIKRYIVDISHRTRLHENVYLGASPRGSIGLMKAAQAYAFICGRDYVLPDDIQFLAPAVLSHRIILKSEAKFEGITAEEIINRIVARVPVPVQRLVK from the coding sequence ATGTCTCTACAGTCAAAAAGCATCAATAATATTGAGAAAATTTTGAAGAATATTGAAAAAGTGATGACCGGAAAACGGAAAGTAGCCGAGCTGAGCCTCGTTGCCCTGCTTGCGGAAGGGCATGTCCTTCTTGAGGACGTTCCCGGCGTAGGCAAAACAATGATGGTCCGGGCCCTTGCGAAGTCAGTCGGCGCCACATTCCGAAGAATTCAGTTCACCCCTGACCTGCTTCCTTCCGACGTAACAGGGGTATCGATTTACAATCCGAAAGAGATGGAATTTCAGTTCCGCCCGGGTCCAATCATGGGCAATATCATTCTTGCTGATGAAATTAACCGGACTTCCCCGAAAACTCAATCCGCTCTTCTGGAGGGGATGGAAGAAAGCAGCGTCACTGTTGATGGGGTCACCCATCATCTTGAAAAGCCATTCTTTGTTATGGCAACCCAGAACCCAATTGAATATGAAGGTACTTATCCGCTTCCAGAAGCGCAGCTGGACCGCTTCCTTCTCAAAATGAAAATGGGCTATCCAGAAATTCATGAGGAAATGGAAGTACTGGACCGCGCGCAAAAAAATCCGCCAATTGAAGAATTGGAGCCTGTCGTTTCTCTAGTGGATCTGAGGGAACTTCAGCAGGAAATAAAAAACGTCTTTGTCGATGATACGATCAAACGCTATATTGTCGACATTTCCCACCGGACGAGGCTCCATGAAAATGTCTATCTTGGCGCAAGCCCGCGCGGATCGATCGGGCTAATGAAAGCGGCGCAGGCATATGCGTTTATCTGTGGGCGCGATTATGTATTGCCGGATGATATTCAATTCCTCGCACCAGCTGTCTTGTCTCACAGGATCATCCTCAAGTCAGAGGCTAAATTTGAAGGGATAACTGCTGAAGAAATCATTAACCGGATTGTTGCGAGGGTGCCGGTCCCGGTGCAAAGGCTTGTGAAGTAA
- a CDS encoding GNAT family N-acetyltransferase — protein MILTISGMNEQLATEILGWVYEAPYDFYNNSVTPEGIRELLDQPYFAVHGEGGLLAGFFCVGESAQVPAGTAIGAYEEGAVDIGIGMNPALTGKGLGFAFFSLVLNHLQDNLPGMPFRLTVASFNERAIRLYTKIGFDEKLRFQRGSVEFIVMSRE, from the coding sequence ATGATACTGACAATCAGCGGAATGAACGAACAGCTGGCCACCGAAATATTGGGCTGGGTGTATGAAGCGCCATATGATTTTTACAATAATTCTGTTACACCGGAAGGAATAAGAGAACTTTTAGATCAACCGTATTTTGCTGTTCATGGTGAAGGAGGATTGCTTGCGGGTTTCTTTTGCGTTGGTGAATCTGCTCAGGTACCTGCCGGGACGGCAATTGGCGCCTATGAAGAAGGGGCTGTCGATATCGGAATTGGCATGAATCCCGCATTAACCGGCAAAGGCCTTGGCTTCGCCTTTTTTTCCTTGGTCCTGAACCATCTGCAGGATAATTTACCGGGGATGCCGTTCAGGCTGACCGTTGCATCATTTAACGAACGGGCCATCCGTCTTTACACAAAAATCGGTTTTGACGAAAAGCTGCGCTTCCAGAGGGGTTCAGTTGAATTTATTGTGATGTCCAGGGAATAG
- the groES gene encoding co-chaperone GroES — MLRPLGDRIVIELVESEEKTASGIVLPDTAKEKPQEGKVVAVGTGRVLDSGERVSVEVSEGDRIIFSKYAGTEVKYQGQEYLILRESDILAVIGE; from the coding sequence TTGTTAAGACCACTTGGTGATCGCATTGTCATTGAGCTTGTCGAGTCTGAGGAAAAGACTGCCAGCGGTATCGTGCTTCCTGATACAGCGAAGGAAAAGCCGCAGGAAGGCAAAGTAGTCGCAGTTGGCACTGGCCGCGTACTCGACAGCGGAGAAAGAGTTTCCGTAGAGGTTTCTGAAGGCGACCGCATCATCTTCTCAAAATACGCCGGAACAGAAGTGAAGTACCAGGGGCAGGAATACCTGATCCTTCGTGAAAGCGACATCCTGGCTGTCATCGGCGAATAA
- a CDS encoding transglutaminase TgpA family protein produces MSTKKGKLTLSAVFLYAIGFMLVWEWLRPVGELTDTENMEVFLVFLVIAFAGALFQLPMAVQAFIKIFYIFYAVYRFYFEGGFLRPEWLGVFLSDLKFNFGLLISRDFQQFTNAFRTVLFFLLLWLMVYLIQYWLLNKRKIFVFFLMTVIYITVLDTFTTFKGEGAIIRTVVAGFTVMGILTYLRLLEEGKISGGKTLTRKWMLPLAGMVILSTAVGLTAPKAAPIWPDPVPFLKSFNENSGSGSGGIARIGYGTNDTRLGGPFLPDDTVVFRADDESRHYWRVETKDVYTGKGWILSDQVKGGEGFGQNDAFPLEGYPSNVKTEEQSAKVYVDLKYPHIVYPPGTKKVSARYGVAFTINPISEKVRPMEPWNEPAELDNYGFVYDVPSYKVEDLKSADGSDLEGVSEEFIKRYTQLPDSLPDRVRELAAEITKDKPNWYEKAKAIESYLGSSDFTYDQKNVAVPDKNQDYVDQFLFDTQIGYCDNFSTSMVTLLRSEGIPARWVKGYTYGEMKTFGEGDSKKRLYEVTNNNAHSWVEVFLPNLGWLPFEPTKGFSNNIQIEIERNSNSKDTPAATPSQNDNNSQDRLNRLEENDPAPQQLKADRSLGQKMKIFVKSKWKWLAAGIAAMAALVLFVYNKRGRWLPYYLIYRYRFARSDDQFGKAYLTLLSQLQRYGLKRGEGQTLRNYAGYVDQFFSTKEMGKLTSRYEQMLYRRELPQGTWHETKQLWENLIKKTIS; encoded by the coding sequence GTGAGTACGAAAAAGGGGAAGCTTACTCTTTCTGCCGTTTTCCTTTATGCAATTGGCTTCATGCTTGTTTGGGAATGGCTGAGGCCTGTAGGCGAATTGACAGACACCGAGAACATGGAAGTATTCCTAGTCTTCCTGGTGATTGCTTTTGCAGGGGCGCTGTTTCAGCTGCCGATGGCAGTGCAGGCATTTATAAAGATTTTTTATATATTTTATGCCGTTTACAGATTTTACTTTGAAGGAGGATTCTTGCGCCCCGAATGGTTGGGCGTGTTCCTTTCCGATTTGAAATTTAATTTCGGGCTGCTTATCAGCCGGGATTTCCAGCAATTTACGAATGCTTTTAGGACAGTCCTGTTTTTCCTGCTTCTTTGGCTGATGGTGTATCTCATTCAATACTGGCTGTTAAACAAGCGGAAAATCTTTGTTTTTTTCCTGATGACGGTCATATATATTACTGTTCTGGATACGTTCACAACCTTTAAAGGGGAAGGCGCCATTATCCGGACGGTTGTTGCCGGGTTTACAGTCATGGGCATTCTCACGTACTTACGCCTGTTGGAAGAAGGCAAAATCAGCGGCGGAAAGACCCTTACCAGGAAGTGGATGCTTCCGCTTGCAGGAATGGTCATTCTTAGCACCGCTGTCGGATTGACAGCTCCGAAAGCAGCTCCAATCTGGCCAGACCCGGTTCCTTTCCTGAAATCATTTAATGAAAACAGCGGAAGCGGAAGCGGCGGTATAGCAAGGATTGGGTACGGGACAAATGATACAAGGCTTGGAGGGCCTTTTTTGCCTGACGACACGGTTGTTTTCAGGGCTGATGATGAAAGCCGACATTATTGGAGAGTAGAGACTAAGGACGTTTACACCGGGAAGGGATGGATCCTCTCCGACCAGGTAAAGGGAGGGGAAGGCTTCGGCCAAAATGATGCATTCCCACTTGAAGGATATCCTTCTAACGTAAAAACAGAAGAACAGTCTGCCAAGGTTTATGTCGATTTGAAGTACCCGCATATTGTTTATCCTCCAGGAACTAAAAAAGTATCCGCTCGGTACGGGGTTGCTTTTACAATTAATCCGATCAGTGAAAAAGTCAGGCCGATGGAGCCGTGGAATGAACCGGCTGAACTCGATAACTATGGCTTCGTTTATGATGTCCCCAGTTACAAAGTCGAGGATTTGAAATCGGCGGATGGAAGTGATCTTGAGGGGGTATCCGAGGAGTTTATTAAGCGATATACTCAGCTGCCTGACTCGCTGCCTGACAGGGTGAGGGAACTGGCAGCTGAAATAACAAAGGATAAGCCGAATTGGTATGAAAAAGCCAAAGCGATTGAGAGCTATCTCGGTTCCAGTGACTTTACCTACGACCAAAAAAACGTCGCCGTTCCGGATAAAAATCAGGATTATGTTGACCAGTTCCTGTTTGACACCCAGATTGGGTATTGCGATAATTTTTCAACGTCAATGGTCACCCTGCTCCGAAGCGAGGGGATCCCGGCCCGCTGGGTTAAGGGGTATACTTATGGTGAAATGAAGACATTTGGTGAAGGGGATTCGAAAAAGAGGCTATATGAAGTGACCAATAATAACGCCCATTCTTGGGTGGAGGTCTTTTTGCCAAATCTCGGCTGGCTTCCGTTTGAACCGACCAAAGGGTTCTCAAATAACATCCAGATTGAAATTGAAAGAAATTCTAATTCCAAGGATACGCCGGCCGCTACTCCTTCGCAAAATGACAACAATTCACAGGATCGCCTGAACCGCCTGGAAGAGAATGACCCGGCCCCTCAGCAATTGAAGGCGGATCGGAGCCTGGGTCAAAAAATGAAAATATTTGTGAAGAGTAAGTGGAAATGGCTTGCCGCCGGAATCGCCGCCATGGCAGCCCTCGTTTTATTCGTTTATAACAAAAGGGGAAGATGGCTTCCTTACTACCTGATCTATCGATACAGATTTGCCCGGAGTGATGACCAATTCGGCAAGGCCTATCTTACCTTGCTCTCACAGCTCCAGAGATATGGACTGAAACGGGGAGAGGGCCAGACATTGCGCAATTACGCGGGCTATGTCGACCAGTTCTTTTCCACGAAGGAAATGGGCAAACTGACATCCAGATATGAACAGATGCTGTACAGACGGGAACTCCCTCAGGGGACGTGGCATGAAACAAAACAATTGTGGGAAAATTTAATTAAAAAGACAATCTCTTGA
- a CDS encoding DUF58 domain-containing protein, with protein sequence MRERLKKLKHTWKLIMLVSLVIGAFCYAMFQGGFVSWFLFYSFLPFALYSMAVAFYPMKDVEVKRQLPKQEFNAGEPLKVRLILKRSTSFPLFYLMADEVLGGSLKNAVLRKDSKALLFPGFKKEIIYEYMINELPRGEHIFHSIKLKTGDLLGLIEKEKITVSENKILVYPSFTEIIYRPFENHYDQGMAASRERVQRDTTMAIGVRDYQPGDRFSWINWKASAKRNDIMTKEFEQRQSHDVLIVMDCAPEQRFEAIVSFTASIARSILKKGAQAGLLTVSRERASFPIRGGEAQLQQIFYHLAKIQPVCAVSVDKVLETETFYSGENLTMMIVTSNLTKALIEKAGHFGQKKGRVTLFLIKNEREHPTNEELALKAMGIARGVRIIMVHEQQFDMAFSEVSMQ encoded by the coding sequence ATGAGGGAAAGGCTAAAGAAGCTTAAACATACATGGAAACTGATCATGCTGGTTTCCCTGGTCATAGGGGCGTTTTGTTACGCCATGTTCCAGGGCGGGTTTGTCAGCTGGTTTTTGTTCTACAGCTTTTTGCCATTTGCGTTGTACTCGATGGCTGTCGCTTTTTATCCTATGAAGGATGTCGAAGTTAAGCGCCAATTGCCGAAGCAGGAATTTAATGCCGGAGAGCCATTAAAGGTCCGCCTTATCCTGAAAAGGTCCACTTCTTTTCCGCTGTTTTACTTAATGGCTGACGAGGTGTTGGGCGGCTCCCTGAAAAATGCAGTTCTCAGAAAAGACAGTAAAGCCCTTCTCTTTCCGGGTTTTAAAAAGGAAATCATTTATGAGTATATGATTAATGAGCTCCCGCGCGGCGAACACATTTTTCATTCTATTAAACTGAAAACGGGCGATTTGCTGGGCCTGATTGAAAAAGAGAAGATAACGGTGTCAGAGAACAAAATACTTGTTTACCCATCCTTTACCGAGATCATTTACCGTCCGTTTGAAAATCACTATGACCAGGGGATGGCTGCCTCAAGGGAACGTGTGCAGCGTGATACGACCATGGCTATCGGGGTGCGGGATTACCAGCCTGGTGACCGGTTCTCATGGATTAACTGGAAAGCCTCTGCCAAGCGGAATGATATTATGACGAAAGAGTTTGAGCAAAGGCAGTCGCATGACGTCCTGATTGTTATGGATTGCGCGCCTGAACAGCGTTTTGAAGCGATTGTATCCTTTACCGCTTCCATTGCGAGGTCCATTTTGAAAAAAGGGGCTCAGGCAGGCTTGTTGACGGTGAGCAGGGAGAGGGCCTCCTTTCCAATCAGGGGGGGAGAAGCCCAGCTGCAGCAAATCTTTTACCATTTGGCAAAAATACAGCCTGTCTGCGCTGTATCAGTTGACAAAGTCCTTGAAACGGAAACCTTTTATTCCGGAGAGAACCTGACGATGATGATTGTGACATCGAATCTGACCAAAGCCCTGATTGAAAAAGCGGGCCATTTTGGGCAAAAGAAGGGCAGGGTTACGTTGTTCCTGATTAAAAATGAACGGGAGCATCCAACAAATGAGGAGCTGGCATTAAAAGCAATGGGCATTGCCCGAGGGGTCAGGATCATCATGGTGCATGAACAACAATTCGATATGGCGTTCTCGGAGGTGAGCATGCAGTGA